A genomic region of Roseateles amylovorans contains the following coding sequences:
- a CDS encoding Atrophin-1 multi-domain protein encodes MAAGLSAPWLQAAQVDGPSGAASPADAGASAGTDARKLKAEKSDRTDAGRERFGTAMRPFSAQSPWNSRPLDPVLGTDEIPRDSYFPTLESGTWSTGVFVARPTDRPQRVVGLVGEKGIWDPDAEEFQSEVIVPHWPSDVLPAAGADGHADIVDEAAGLIHSFYKLKLIDGEWRSRQYAWTRLDGSGWGDPAHYFQGARAAAVPTMGGLLRSHELEDDSGPIRHALAISLTFSGLSANPSYVFPATSSDSGADKNKGKIPEGALLMLPPDFETASFSDPRLRRIAEALKRYGGYVVDRNVGTPFVIYAEIGSKARLHPAGRWDTKVAGELDRVRAALRPVVSVKGWLDGHGQPVERQRPMNLLSMRGRWRSERGEIQGRFETWRQAVVFDAAKRDSVLVANSPRLLSAVTWAKPKPGQRCRLTARTSADTRMRLDLRGSDGVRVAWGSAPLANGQSAEFEWPEGVTAARVAVHALSAGRGWASGDLRVIEG; translated from the coding sequence TTGGCTGCCGGACTCAGCGCGCCCTGGTTGCAGGCGGCGCAGGTCGACGGGCCGTCCGGTGCAGCCAGTCCAGCCGATGCAGGCGCCTCGGCGGGCACGGATGCGCGCAAGCTGAAGGCCGAGAAGTCGGACCGAACCGATGCCGGCCGCGAACGCTTCGGGACCGCCATGCGGCCTTTCTCTGCCCAATCGCCGTGGAATTCCAGGCCGCTGGATCCCGTGCTGGGCACCGACGAGATTCCCCGCGACTCTTACTTTCCCACGCTGGAGTCGGGTACGTGGTCCACCGGTGTGTTCGTCGCACGACCCACAGACCGGCCTCAGCGTGTCGTCGGTCTGGTTGGCGAGAAGGGCATCTGGGACCCTGATGCCGAGGAGTTCCAGTCCGAGGTCATCGTGCCGCATTGGCCGTCCGACGTGCTGCCGGCGGCCGGTGCCGACGGCCATGCGGACATCGTCGACGAGGCCGCCGGGTTGATCCATTCGTTCTACAAGCTGAAATTGATCGATGGTGAGTGGCGCTCCCGCCAGTACGCCTGGACGCGTCTGGATGGCAGTGGCTGGGGTGATCCCGCCCACTATTTCCAGGGGGCCCGTGCCGCTGCGGTTCCCACCATGGGCGGCCTGTTGCGCAGCCACGAGCTGGAGGACGACAGTGGACCCATCCGTCATGCACTGGCGATTTCGCTGACCTTCAGCGGCCTCAGTGCGAATCCGTCCTACGTGTTTCCGGCCACCTCGTCGGACAGTGGTGCCGACAAGAACAAGGGCAAGATTCCTGAAGGCGCTCTCCTCATGTTGCCGCCTGATTTTGAGACCGCGAGCTTCAGCGATCCGCGGCTGCGTCGGATTGCGGAGGCGCTCAAGCGCTATGGCGGCTATGTGGTCGACCGCAACGTCGGCACGCCGTTCGTGATCTATGCCGAGATCGGCAGCAAGGCCCGGCTCCACCCCGCGGGTCGTTGGGATACGAAGGTAGCGGGCGAGTTGGACCGCGTGCGCGCGGCCCTTCGCCCGGTGGTGTCGGTCAAGGGTTGGCTCGATGGACACGGACAGCCGGTCGAACGGCAGCGTCCGATGAACCTGCTGTCGATGCGTGGCCGTTGGCGATCCGAACGAGGGGAGATCCAGGGACGCTTCGAGACCTGGCGGCAGGCCGTGGTGTTTGACGCCGCCAAGCGCGACAGCGTGCTGGTGGCGAATTCTCCGCGCTTGCTCAGCGCGGTGACTTGGGCCAAGCCCAAGCCGGGACAGCGATGCCGATTGACCGCTCGAACCAGCGCGGACACGCGAATGCGACTGGACCTGCGAGGCAGCGATGGCGTGCGCGTGGCTTGGGGAAGTGCGCCACTGGCCAATGGTCAGAGCGCCGAGTTCGAGTGGCCTGAAGGTGTCACGGCCGCAAGGGTGGCTGTCCATGCGCTCTCGGCCGGCCGGGGATGGGCGAGTGGCGATCTGCGGGTGATCGAGGGATGA
- a CDS encoding glycosyltransferase family 2 protein, with translation MLDLLSGLPWLLALLVSLLLALPAALLFAQVVLALRPDRPIPEFPRPGRIAVLMPAHNESTGLRATLMQALSQLQPQDRLLVVADNCNDDTAAQAREFDVTVVERFNTTERGKGFALDYGVRHLESLARKDGLPPDVVIVLDADCELGPKLLPRIAAVAHATGRPVQATYLMHAANDGLKARVAEFAMRVKNLVRPRGMHQLGLPCGLYGTGMAFPWDVVVKAPLASGHLAEDMQLGVRLAQLGAPPLLCEDARVTSVFAKSQEGSASQRTRWEHGHLAMLVGEGPRLLWQSMRPGKGAQLLQVLDMLVPPLALLAMLLSAWAVLQLLLALVFGWVAPLLVTLLGVAMLGLSIVIAQQRWASDILSLAELGRAPLIVLAKLPLYLRFVVKRQVDWVRTKRDT, from the coding sequence ATGCTTGATCTGCTGAGTGGCCTTCCCTGGTTGCTGGCCTTGCTGGTCAGCCTGTTGCTGGCGCTGCCGGCGGCGCTGCTGTTCGCGCAGGTGGTGCTGGCGCTCCGCCCGGATCGCCCGATCCCGGAATTCCCGAGGCCGGGCCGCATCGCCGTCCTGATGCCGGCCCACAACGAGAGCACGGGCCTGCGCGCCACGCTGATGCAGGCGCTGTCGCAATTGCAGCCGCAGGACCGGTTGCTGGTCGTTGCAGACAACTGCAATGACGACACCGCGGCGCAAGCCCGTGAGTTCGATGTCACCGTGGTGGAGCGCTTCAACACGACCGAGCGCGGCAAGGGCTTCGCCCTGGACTACGGCGTGCGGCACCTGGAGTCGCTGGCCCGCAAGGACGGCCTGCCGCCGGACGTGGTCATCGTGCTGGATGCCGACTGCGAATTGGGCCCGAAGCTGCTGCCGCGCATCGCCGCCGTCGCCCATGCGACCGGCCGACCGGTGCAGGCCACCTACCTGATGCATGCGGCCAACGACGGCCTGAAGGCCCGAGTCGCCGAATTCGCGATGCGGGTGAAGAACCTGGTGCGCCCCCGCGGCATGCACCAACTGGGTCTGCCCTGCGGTCTGTATGGCACCGGCATGGCCTTCCCGTGGGATGTGGTGGTCAAGGCGCCGCTGGCCAGCGGCCACCTGGCCGAGGACATGCAACTGGGCGTGCGCCTGGCCCAACTCGGCGCACCGCCGCTGCTGTGCGAGGACGCCCGGGTGACGAGCGTGTTCGCCAAGAGCCAGGAGGGCTCCGCCAGCCAGCGCACCCGCTGGGAGCACGGCCATCTGGCGATGTTGGTGGGCGAAGGGCCGCGCCTGCTGTGGCAGTCGATGCGGCCGGGCAAGGGCGCGCAACTGTTGCAGGTGCTGGACATGCTGGTGCCGCCGCTGGCGTTGCTGGCCATGCTGCTGTCCGCCTGGGCGGTGCTGCAACTGCTGTTGGCGCTGGTGTTCGGCTGGGTGGCGCCACTGCTGGTCACCCTGCTGGGTGTGGCCATGCTGGGCTTGTCAATCGTCATCGCGCAGCAGCGCTGGGCGTCGGACATCCTGAGCCTGGCCGAGCTGGGCCGGGCGCCGCTGATCGTGCTGGCGAAGCTGCCGCTCTACCTGCGTTTCGTGGTGAAGCGCCAGGTCGACTGGGTGCGCACCAAGCGCGACACCTGA
- a CDS encoding lipopolysaccharide biosynthesis protein — MSKGRLGANLVSNVAFFALNIVVSLWLVSFLVRQLGVAAYGMVPLAVTVAGYFNVITAGLNAAVGRHLTVALSGGDHARASSIFNSSLWAGVLVALLMCVLGLPLLTHIAQWIEVPAGWERDAGWLFFLTVGGLAVTTLGTPFQSVVYSHNRFDLQNLGNILGLVLRVTVVLVLFRLATPQLWHVGASVLAAAVATIAVVIVAARRLAPSLRPQLSAFSWPVVKEVSGTGGWVFISQIGTLLLINIDLLVANKVVGAAAAGQYALVLQWSLLLRNFALVVSGVFGPTILTLHAQNRIQEMIDYARSSVRHLGLVMAIPIGIVCGFSESILRVWLGPEFAPLSLVMVIATAHLALNLAYLPLHNISLATNHVRLPGILQVVAGVVNLGLAIALAKVWGLYGIAIAGGLVLLLRNLVFTPLYAARILDRPWWTFAREALPILLMAVLIFLASLTVSRSLSPASWLSLGGSVCGVGAFGAVLLWTVFLRPEHRALAMDKVRRKLKRT, encoded by the coding sequence GTGAGCAAAGGCAGGCTCGGGGCCAATCTGGTCAGCAACGTCGCATTCTTCGCGCTCAACATCGTCGTCTCGTTATGGCTGGTGTCCTTTCTGGTTCGCCAGCTGGGCGTCGCTGCCTACGGGATGGTGCCGCTCGCGGTGACCGTCGCTGGCTACTTCAATGTCATCACCGCCGGTTTGAATGCCGCAGTGGGGCGTCACCTCACCGTGGCGCTGAGTGGCGGTGATCACGCGCGCGCCAGCAGCATCTTCAATTCGTCCCTTTGGGCCGGCGTACTGGTGGCACTGTTGATGTGCGTGCTCGGCTTGCCACTGCTGACCCACATCGCGCAATGGATTGAAGTGCCTGCGGGTTGGGAGCGGGATGCAGGATGGTTGTTCTTCCTCACCGTGGGTGGGCTCGCGGTGACGACCTTGGGGACTCCCTTCCAGTCGGTGGTCTACAGCCACAACCGCTTTGACCTCCAGAATCTGGGCAACATCCTCGGCTTGGTTCTTCGGGTCACCGTGGTGCTGGTGCTGTTTCGTTTGGCGACGCCCCAGTTGTGGCACGTCGGGGCGAGCGTTCTGGCAGCGGCGGTGGCTACGATTGCGGTGGTGATCGTGGCGGCGCGCCGTCTGGCACCTTCGCTTCGTCCTCAACTGAGCGCATTCTCCTGGCCGGTCGTCAAGGAGGTCAGCGGCACCGGTGGATGGGTGTTCATCAGTCAGATCGGTACCTTGCTGCTGATCAACATCGATCTGCTGGTGGCCAACAAGGTGGTTGGCGCTGCAGCGGCAGGTCAATATGCGCTGGTGCTGCAGTGGTCGCTGCTGCTGCGCAACTTTGCCCTGGTGGTGTCGGGCGTGTTTGGTCCCACGATCCTCACGCTGCATGCCCAGAATCGAATCCAGGAAATGATCGACTATGCACGGTCGTCGGTGCGCCATCTGGGTCTGGTGATGGCCATTCCGATCGGCATCGTCTGCGGTTTTTCCGAGTCCATCCTGCGTGTCTGGCTGGGCCCGGAATTCGCACCGTTGTCGCTGGTGATGGTGATTGCCACGGCCCATCTGGCGCTCAATCTGGCCTACCTCCCACTGCACAACATCAGCCTTGCCACCAACCATGTGCGACTGCCCGGCATCTTGCAGGTGGTGGCGGGCGTGGTGAACCTGGGCCTGGCGATTGCCTTGGCCAAGGTGTGGGGCCTGTATGGCATCGCGATTGCTGGGGGGCTTGTCTTGCTGCTGCGCAACCTGGTGTTCACGCCGCTGTACGCCGCTCGCATCTTGGATCGCCCCTGGTGGACCTTCGCCCGGGAGGCGCTGCCTATCCTGCTGATGGCGGTGCTGATCTTCCTGGCCTCACTGACGGTGTCCCGCAGCCTGTCCCCAGCGTCCTGGCTCAGTCTGGGGGGATCCGTTTGCGGGGTTGGGGCCTTCGGTGCTGTCTTGTTGTGGACGGTCTTCCTCCGGCCTGAGCACCGCGCCTTGGCGATGGACAAGGTACGGCGCAAGTTGAAGCGAACCTGA
- a CDS encoding acyltransferase family protein, translating to MNMPVTQSLRPPLASPPPVASHRADWIDVAKGMGIFLVVYGHVARGLVNGGVPMDLWWFAHADALIYSFHMPLFFLLSGWFFVGSLTRRGPKDYLVGRVATVLYPYVLWSLLQGGVELLLSGWTSKPLAVGEVLALGWAPRAQFWFLYALFLMSLLALLLCFKQPRRGVLALILLGGVAFALQRRDWPMPLALVSSHLLFFALGAWLGARRMSASAASRLLLAGALVSGVAVLWMQSQSVDWPKAFRLAAAVFGTCLVMLLAIALDARRRGAVLASFGRGSMAIFLLHILVASGVRIVLLKVMGIRDPAVHLVAGVTAGMVVPWCVWRWAHGRAAMALFEMPPTWRQRLLGHRDIRTATA from the coding sequence ATGAACATGCCGGTGACACAGTCGCTCCGACCGCCGCTCGCGTCACCCCCGCCGGTGGCTTCTCACCGCGCGGACTGGATCGATGTCGCCAAAGGCATGGGGATTTTCCTCGTCGTTTACGGGCATGTGGCGCGCGGGTTGGTGAACGGCGGGGTCCCCATGGACCTGTGGTGGTTCGCTCACGCGGATGCGCTGATCTACAGCTTCCACATGCCGCTGTTCTTCTTGCTGTCCGGCTGGTTTTTCGTCGGATCCCTGACGCGGCGCGGTCCGAAGGATTACTTGGTGGGCCGCGTGGCCACGGTGCTCTATCCGTACGTGCTGTGGTCGTTGTTGCAGGGCGGGGTGGAGCTGTTGCTGTCCGGCTGGACCAGCAAGCCGCTCGCGGTGGGGGAGGTTCTGGCACTCGGCTGGGCGCCGCGGGCTCAGTTCTGGTTCCTGTATGCGCTGTTTCTCATGAGCCTGCTGGCGCTGCTGCTGTGTTTCAAACAGCCACGCCGCGGGGTGCTGGCACTCATCCTCCTGGGTGGCGTCGCCTTCGCCTTGCAGCGACGTGACTGGCCGATGCCGCTGGCGTTGGTGTCCAGTCACCTGCTGTTCTTTGCGTTGGGCGCCTGGCTCGGTGCAAGGCGGATGAGCGCGTCGGCAGCCTCGCGCTTGCTGCTGGCCGGCGCCTTGGTGAGCGGGGTTGCTGTGCTGTGGATGCAATCGCAGAGCGTCGACTGGCCAAAGGCCTTCCGTCTGGCCGCAGCTGTGTTTGGCACCTGCCTCGTCATGCTGCTGGCGATCGCTCTGGATGCGCGCCGCCGTGGGGCGGTACTGGCCTCATTTGGGCGCGGGTCGATGGCCATCTTTCTCCTGCACATCCTCGTGGCCAGCGGTGTTCGTATCGTATTGCTCAAAGTGATGGGAATCCGGGATCCCGCCGTCCATCTGGTGGCCGGGGTGACAGCCGGGATGGTCGTGCCTTGGTGCGTGTGGCGCTGGGCGCATGGCCGCGCGGCCATGGCGCTCTTCGAAATGCCGCCGACGTGGCGGCAGCGGTTGCTGGGGCATCGGGACATTCGCACGGCGACCGCCTGA
- a CDS encoding acyltransferase, translating to MEIDEMGLISRIVRKLLGQSTAPIAFKAKGEGCGIAPGNDFVFPERISLGSHVHIEGNGYFNGQGGLTIHDHVIFAPGVAVMTSMHRYRGASMVPYDEVDLLRPVTIERFVWVGMRAMILPGVTLREGTIVGAGAVVTKSHPAGAILGGNPATQIGSRDMEAFRELVAQGRHYLVLKQKQGLRKREVLDPR from the coding sequence TTGGAGATTGACGAGATGGGTTTGATTTCGCGGATCGTAAGAAAGTTGTTGGGACAATCGACAGCACCGATCGCATTCAAGGCCAAGGGGGAGGGGTGTGGCATCGCTCCGGGAAACGATTTTGTCTTTCCGGAACGGATCTCCCTTGGCAGCCATGTGCATATCGAAGGCAATGGTTATTTCAACGGTCAAGGCGGCCTGACCATCCACGATCACGTGATCTTCGCGCCCGGTGTTGCCGTGATGACCTCGATGCATCGCTACAGGGGCGCGTCCATGGTGCCCTACGACGAGGTCGACCTGCTTCGTCCGGTGACGATCGAGCGGTTTGTCTGGGTCGGCATGCGGGCGATGATCTTGCCCGGCGTGACCTTGCGCGAAGGAACCATTGTCGGCGCGGGCGCGGTGGTGACCAAATCCCATCCCGCCGGCGCGATCCTCGGGGGCAACCCGGCGACGCAGATCGGTTCGCGGGACATGGAAGCGTTCCGAGAGTTGGTCGCGCAAGGGCGGCACTATCTTGTGCTCAAGCAGAAGCAGGGCCTTCGCAAGCGTGAGGTGCTGGATCCACGATGA
- a CDS encoding glycosyltransferase, protein MKVAYLVNHYPKVSHTFIRREILALEKQGLDVMRLAVRGWDDAAPDPQDQSEKARTRYLLQGGPVELGRAMLGEAVRAPGKFFGALKLALGMGRRSDRPWPLHLVYLAEACVALRLLREGGATHLHAHFGTNSAEVAMLVHALGGPGYSFTVHGPEEFDKPEFLHLGEKIRRARFVVAITSFCRSQLYRWVDRHQWGKVRIVHCGLEPAFHKVDTPPPAGRRLLCVGRLSEQKGHLLLIEAAALVAAQEPDFELVLAGDGELRQPIEERIAALKLGGHVRITGWIGSDQVRTEMLAARALVLASFAEGLPVVVMEAMALGRPVVSTGIAGIPELVQPGDNGWLVPAGDAQALADAMLACLRCEGEELQRMGESARTRVLARHDVDVEAARLAGLFREHAHA, encoded by the coding sequence GTGAAGGTCGCCTATCTCGTCAATCATTACCCGAAGGTGAGTCATACCTTCATTCGTCGCGAGATTCTGGCGCTGGAGAAGCAGGGCCTCGATGTGATGCGTTTGGCGGTACGAGGCTGGGACGACGCCGCGCCGGATCCTCAGGATCAGTCGGAGAAGGCTCGAACTCGCTATCTGCTGCAGGGCGGCCCCGTTGAACTCGGCCGCGCCATGCTCGGCGAGGCAGTGCGCGCGCCGGGCAAGTTCTTCGGCGCGCTGAAGCTCGCCTTGGGCATGGGCCGCCGGTCCGACCGCCCGTGGCCGCTGCACCTGGTCTACCTTGCCGAAGCCTGCGTGGCCCTGCGCCTGCTGCGCGAGGGCGGCGCGACCCACCTGCATGCGCACTTCGGCACCAACTCCGCCGAAGTCGCGATGCTGGTGCATGCGCTGGGCGGCCCGGGCTACAGCTTCACCGTTCACGGCCCTGAAGAATTCGACAAGCCCGAGTTCCTGCACCTGGGCGAAAAGATCCGCCGCGCCCGTTTCGTCGTGGCCATCACCTCGTTCTGCCGCAGCCAGCTGTACCGCTGGGTGGATCGGCACCAATGGGGCAAGGTCCGCATCGTGCATTGCGGCCTGGAGCCGGCGTTCCACAAGGTCGACACGCCGCCGCCGGCCGGTCGTCGGCTGTTGTGCGTCGGACGTTTGTCCGAGCAGAAGGGCCATCTGCTGCTGATCGAGGCCGCCGCGCTGGTGGCCGCGCAGGAACCCGATTTCGAGCTGGTGCTGGCGGGTGACGGCGAATTGCGCCAACCGATCGAGGAGCGCATTGCGGCCCTGAAGCTAGGCGGTCATGTGCGCATCACCGGATGGATCGGCAGCGATCAGGTCCGCACCGAGATGCTGGCCGCGCGCGCCCTGGTGCTGGCCAGCTTCGCCGAAGGACTGCCGGTGGTGGTCATGGAAGCGATGGCGCTGGGTCGACCGGTGGTGAGTACCGGCATTGCCGGCATCCCCGAGCTGGTGCAGCCCGGCGACAACGGCTGGCTGGTGCCAGCCGGTGATGCCCAGGCGCTGGCCGACGCCATGCTGGCCTGCCTGCGCTGTGAAGGCGAAGAACTGCAACGCATGGGTGAGTCCGCGCGCACCCGCGTGCTGGCCCGCCATGACGTCGATGTCGAAGCGGCCCGACTGGCCGGTCTGTTCCGGGAGCATGCCCATGCTTGA
- a CDS encoding polysaccharide pyruvyl transferase family protein translates to MTDFLFNGYYGYRNTGDDVFCVVADWGSRKYWGARDLAFVATELPVLSQPAHAIIPTARRYPGQQTVSRTLSGMGARHMVYFGGSTLHSPQELWVNLLRQTLVQKVGRKSIAAAGVSVGPFKSAEGEREIRKLISEMSYIAVRDRASFDIVKAMNVETPVIQSFDPALLMLDVMADSPPPALPQRATGRPVIGVSVCNVERYHGGDVGKEQRRVASVKATVKALAAEGFALRFFVFNGHAASGDEAVTDEVIASLDGYPHVEKLPYCDDPKVVYAELSRCDAIFGVRLHACILAYTAGVPFILVEYHRKCGDFLDEIGYTAEGRVGDATVDPVETARRLTRLAAEGRPHRLCARSVDDSRELARVNFTAAPYCEGRR, encoded by the coding sequence ATGACCGACTTCCTGTTCAACGGCTATTACGGATACCGCAACACTGGCGACGATGTCTTCTGCGTCGTCGCGGACTGGGGCAGCCGCAAGTATTGGGGTGCCCGTGACCTCGCCTTCGTGGCGACCGAGTTGCCGGTATTGAGTCAGCCAGCGCACGCCATCATCCCGACCGCTCGGCGCTACCCCGGGCAGCAGACCGTCTCGCGCACGCTCTCAGGCATGGGCGCACGCCATATGGTGTATTTCGGCGGGTCGACGCTGCATTCACCGCAAGAACTCTGGGTGAATCTGCTGCGTCAGACGCTCGTTCAAAAGGTCGGGCGCAAGTCCATTGCAGCGGCCGGCGTCTCTGTGGGGCCGTTCAAGTCGGCGGAAGGCGAGCGTGAGATCCGCAAATTGATCTCCGAAATGAGTTACATCGCCGTGCGCGACCGTGCGTCCTTCGACATCGTGAAAGCGATGAATGTGGAAACGCCGGTGATCCAGTCGTTCGACCCCGCGTTGCTGATGCTGGATGTGATGGCCGACAGCCCGCCCCCGGCCTTGCCGCAGCGGGCCACCGGTCGGCCGGTCATCGGCGTGAGCGTGTGCAATGTCGAGCGCTATCACGGTGGCGATGTCGGCAAGGAACAGCGCCGCGTGGCGTCGGTCAAGGCCACCGTCAAAGCCTTGGCGGCAGAGGGATTCGCGCTGCGGTTCTTTGTATTCAATGGGCACGCAGCATCGGGTGATGAGGCGGTCACCGATGAGGTGATCGCGTCGTTGGACGGCTATCCGCATGTCGAGAAGCTTCCGTATTGCGATGATCCCAAGGTGGTGTATGCCGAGCTGTCGCGTTGCGATGCGATCTTCGGCGTGCGACTGCATGCTTGCATCCTGGCCTACACCGCGGGCGTGCCCTTCATCTTGGTGGAGTACCACCGCAAGTGCGGCGACTTCCTCGATGAGATCGGCTATACGGCGGAGGGACGCGTGGGCGATGCCACGGTCGATCCGGTGGAGACCGCCCGTCGATTGACGCGGTTGGCCGCCGAGGGACGTCCGCATCGTCTCTGTGCCCGCAGCGTCGATGACTCCCGTGAATTGGCCCGGGTGAATTTCACCGCAGCGCCGTATTGCGAGGGGCGCCGCTGA
- a CDS encoding WecB/TagA/CpsF family glycosyltransferase, which yields MTAMTADSTLTATAAAGLPTIPVDGLPFVNTTVSPLADHIVAQAAAGRGGWVVTPNIDILRRWRLDADFRAVVADANVFTADGRPIIWASQLQGTPLPARLTGSDLFVELVGKAHAAGLRIAMIGGNEGAAEAAAAKLLPQAAPGSVLCLCPPFGFEQQPAEMARIQQLLTEGRPHIVFIGLGSPKQEKLIQRLRPLAPQAWYLGVGVSFSFVAGDVKRAPGWMQRSGLEWLHRLTQEPGRLARRYLVDGIPFAVGLLWRAATRRGRVTVS from the coding sequence ATGACCGCCATGACCGCCGATTCGACCCTGACTGCCACCGCCGCTGCCGGCCTGCCGACGATCCCCGTCGACGGGCTGCCCTTCGTCAACACCACCGTGTCGCCGCTGGCGGACCACATCGTCGCGCAAGCGGCGGCGGGCCGCGGTGGCTGGGTGGTGACGCCCAACATCGACATCCTTCGGCGCTGGCGGCTGGACGCCGACTTCCGTGCCGTGGTGGCCGATGCGAATGTCTTCACCGCCGACGGCCGTCCCATCATCTGGGCCAGCCAGTTGCAGGGCACGCCGCTGCCGGCGCGTCTGACCGGCTCGGACCTGTTCGTGGAGCTGGTCGGCAAGGCCCATGCGGCGGGACTGCGCATCGCGATGATCGGCGGCAATGAAGGTGCCGCAGAGGCCGCGGCGGCCAAGCTGCTGCCCCAGGCCGCGCCGGGCAGCGTGCTGTGCCTGTGCCCGCCCTTCGGCTTCGAACAGCAGCCCGCCGAGATGGCTCGGATCCAGCAGTTGCTGACGGAAGGGCGCCCGCACATCGTGTTCATCGGTCTGGGCTCGCCCAAGCAGGAGAAGCTGATCCAGCGCCTGCGGCCGTTGGCGCCGCAAGCCTGGTACCTCGGCGTGGGCGTTAGCTTCAGCTTCGTGGCCGGCGATGTGAAACGCGCGCCCGGTTGGATGCAGCGCAGCGGCCTGGAATGGCTGCATCGGCTGACGCAGGAGCCGGGCCGACTGGCGCGACGTTACCTGGTGGACGGCATTCCGTTCGCGGTGGGCCTGCTGTGGCGGGCGGCCACGCGGCGCGGTCGCGTCACCGTCTCTTGA
- a CDS encoding glycosyltransferase family 2 protein, with product MNAAPMSVEPPRFSVVIPLYNKEGQIARAIDSVLAQSFQDFEIVVVDDGSKDRSAQVVAAYADPRVRLHRQANGGVSVARNRGVELARSDTVAFLDGDDAWFPDHLDRLWQMRTAHPDAVAWALNYFVVDVAGGKTPGVTVVSEPRVLLTPENFFRIARHGTPVFSSAVAVSRAAIQRVGGFPAGIRLGEDIDTWIRLLFIGTIVFDSKPGPCYHADGDNRALVNHAPPARYVFFDTDEAWVRAHPEARQVAEDMEEFHNFFRLAHAHHQIKWGDKAAGRAVLQSCRTTVFAGERRRLLRMSLLPQALYRALGRLKRAPRSATSAGTAVSSTSRS from the coding sequence TTGAACGCTGCTCCGATGTCCGTCGAACCACCTCGCTTCTCCGTCGTCATTCCGCTCTACAACAAGGAAGGTCAGATCGCCCGGGCCATTGATTCGGTGCTGGCCCAGTCCTTCCAGGATTTCGAGATCGTAGTCGTGGACGACGGCTCCAAGGACCGCAGTGCGCAGGTCGTGGCGGCCTATGCCGATCCTCGCGTGCGTCTGCACCGGCAGGCCAACGGCGGTGTATCGGTCGCACGCAACCGTGGCGTCGAATTGGCACGCAGTGACACCGTGGCCTTTCTCGACGGCGATGACGCCTGGTTTCCCGATCACCTGGACCGGCTTTGGCAGATGCGCACCGCACATCCCGACGCGGTGGCATGGGCGTTGAACTATTTCGTTGTCGATGTCGCAGGTGGGAAGACGCCGGGAGTGACGGTGGTCTCGGAGCCACGTGTGCTGCTGACTCCGGAGAACTTCTTCCGAATTGCTCGGCACGGCACGCCCGTGTTCTCGTCGGCCGTCGCCGTGAGTCGAGCCGCCATTCAGCGCGTTGGGGGCTTTCCGGCCGGCATTCGCCTGGGGGAAGACATCGACACCTGGATCCGTCTGTTGTTCATCGGGACCATTGTGTTTGATAGCAAGCCAGGGCCCTGCTACCACGCCGATGGCGACAACCGGGCGCTGGTCAATCACGCGCCGCCGGCACGTTATGTCTTTTTCGATACCGATGAGGCCTGGGTGCGGGCCCATCCCGAGGCCAGGCAGGTGGCCGAAGACATGGAGGAGTTCCACAACTTCTTCCGCTTGGCCCATGCCCATCATCAAATCAAGTGGGGCGACAAGGCGGCGGGCCGCGCGGTGCTGCAGTCCTGCAGGACGACCGTCTTTGCCGGCGAACGCCGCAGGCTGTTGCGGATGAGTCTGTTGCCCCAGGCGCTGTATCGCGCCCTGGGTCGGCTTAAGCGCGCCCCGAGATCGGCGACGTCCGCCGGAACTGCAGTCTCCTCCACCAGCAGGTCCTGA